The Ictalurus furcatus strain D&B chromosome 5, Billie_1.0, whole genome shotgun sequence genome includes a region encoding these proteins:
- the zgc:77486 gene encoding AN1-type zinc finger protein 5 isoform X1, whose product MAQETNQTQVPMLCTMGCGFYGNPRTNGMCSVCYKEHLQRQQAGGRSSPPGDKAASSPSGSPGTPAVTVETDPDPVSETAAPSEETSSSSGPVTQQMTAMSISQDTAATDSDRADDEEDEASSKSTGPAAEAAQASSDGDQTPDQNKKKNRCFTCRKKVGLTGFNCRCSNLFCAVHRYSDKHDCPYDYRGAAAAQLRKENPIVVAEKIQKL is encoded by the exons ATGGCTCAGGAGACGAATCAGACGCAGGTGCCGATGCTTTGTACCATGGGATGCGGCTTCTACGGAAACCCTCGTACCAACGGCATGTGCTCGGTCTGCTATAAGGAGCACCTGCAGAGGCAGCAGGCAGGTGGGCGGAGCAGCCCACCTGGTGATAAAG CTGCTTCCTCACCATCAGGGTCTCCAGGAACCCCCGCTGTAACCGTGGAGACGGACCCTGACCCCGTCTCGGAAACGGCGGCTCCATCAGAGGAGACCAG cagctCATCCGGACCGGTCACTCAGCAGATGACGGCCATGAGCATCTCCCAGGACACCGCAGCCACCGACTCAGACCGAGCCGACGACGAGGAAGACGAAGCATCGTCCAAAAGCACAG GTCCAGCCGCAGAGGCAGCGCAGGCCTCGTCAGACGGAGATCAGACCCCCGAccagaacaagaagaagaaccgATGCTTCACCTGCAGAAAAAAAGTCGGACTCACGG GCTTCAACTGTCGCTGCAGTAACCTGTTCTGCGCGGTCCACCGCTACTCGGACAAGCACGATTGCCCGTACGACTACAGAGGAGCGGCGGCCGCTCAGCTCCGCAAAGAGAACCCCATCGTGGTGGCGGAGAAGATCCAGAAGTTATGA
- the zgc:77486 gene encoding AN1-type zinc finger protein 5 isoform X2, whose protein sequence is MAQETNQTQVPMLCTMGCGFYGNPRTNGMCSVCYKEHLQRQQAGGRSSPPGDKAASSPSGSPGTPAVTVETDPDPVSETAAPSEETSSSGPVTQQMTAMSISQDTAATDSDRADDEEDEASSKSTGPAAEAAQASSDGDQTPDQNKKKNRCFTCRKKVGLTGFNCRCSNLFCAVHRYSDKHDCPYDYRGAAAAQLRKENPIVVAEKIQKL, encoded by the exons ATGGCTCAGGAGACGAATCAGACGCAGGTGCCGATGCTTTGTACCATGGGATGCGGCTTCTACGGAAACCCTCGTACCAACGGCATGTGCTCGGTCTGCTATAAGGAGCACCTGCAGAGGCAGCAGGCAGGTGGGCGGAGCAGCCCACCTGGTGATAAAG CTGCTTCCTCACCATCAGGGTCTCCAGGAACCCCCGCTGTAACCGTGGAGACGGACCCTGACCCCGTCTCGGAAACGGCGGCTCCATCAGAGGAGACCAG ctCATCCGGACCGGTCACTCAGCAGATGACGGCCATGAGCATCTCCCAGGACACCGCAGCCACCGACTCAGACCGAGCCGACGACGAGGAAGACGAAGCATCGTCCAAAAGCACAG GTCCAGCCGCAGAGGCAGCGCAGGCCTCGTCAGACGGAGATCAGACCCCCGAccagaacaagaagaagaaccgATGCTTCACCTGCAGAAAAAAAGTCGGACTCACGG GCTTCAACTGTCGCTGCAGTAACCTGTTCTGCGCGGTCCACCGCTACTCGGACAAGCACGATTGCCCGTACGACTACAGAGGAGCGGCGGCCGCTCAGCTCCGCAAAGAGAACCCCATCGTGGTGGCGGAGAAGATCCAGAAGTTATGA